The window AAGGCTCCAACGATCTGATCAATGATATGACCTTCCCTGAACACCAGCAAAGTGGGAATAGCGTAGATGTTGAAATCTCTCGCAATGCCTTGGTTCTCGTCGGTGTTGAGCTTTCCGAAGGCGATCTTGCCTTTCATCTCGTGTGAAAGCTCCTCGATAATGGGGGCTATCATCTTGCAGGGCCCACACCAAGGAGCCCAGCAGTCGACTACCGTTATGGGATACTTACTTACAAAATCGCCGAAGTTACCGTCATTCACCTCGACCGGTCCAGTGGGCCAACCGTTGCCCTTAGAAGCCTCATTCATGATATCATCCATCATCTTCTTCTTGATCTTATCAATCTCGTCCATAAGGATACACTCCATCGGTTGTGCAATCCTGGTGCAAAACCAAATCCACAGAATCTATTAAAAACCTTTTGCTCCGACAGCCTATGAATATTGAACGAAATTTCTTCTTCGAAAAATGGATTTCTGGTAATGAAATCGAGGAATTGCTGCATTGGGGCCAGTTCCGAAGCATTTTTAAGAAGCAATTGCAATACGAGCGACTGTGATTGCAGATGTTGGAGGAAGCGTCTGAGTTCATTGGGCTCCAGGTGTACACCCCAAAGGGAATCTTCTTGGGGAACGTAAACAACCTCGTAATTGACCTCGAGAAGAAGCTGATCGACGGTCTGTTCGTCAGCGAGACCAACCCCCTACTGGTGGAAGATTCGAAGCCGGTCAATGTGCCATTCAGATGGATCCAATCCGTGGGAGACATAATCCTTCTGAAGTACTTCCCGAAACGGGTGAGCACTAGACCGCAGGGTCCCCCTCTGTGATCGGGTAAAATCTTTTTCTATTCATACCCCTCTAGCTTCCAGTATGTGCTTTAGTTTTGCCGAAGGGATCTATATCGATCCCACTGCAATTATTATCGGAAATGTCAAGATCCATGAGGGAGCTAGCATCTGGCCGTATGCCGTGATCCGCGGGGACGCGAATTCTATAGAAATCGGAGAAGGGTCTAACATTCAGGAGCATGTCATGATCCACGTTGATCACATCGATACAGCATTCATTGGCAAGGATGTTTCGGTGGGCCATGGGGCCGTGATTCACGGTGCCCATATAGGCAACAGATGCATCATTGGAATGCATAGCACGATCCTCAATGGAGCCGAGATAGGAGATGACTCCATCATTGGGGCGGGAACCGTGGTAACCAGCGGAATGAAGATCCCGCCAAAATCGATTGTGGTGGGTGTGCCCGGTAAGATAATCAAGGAAAATCAGGAATCTAACAGGGAGGCTGCAGAGACGAATGCGAAGGCTTACCACAAGTTCAGGGACGAGTATATCGCGGGGAAACATAAGCGCTACATGGGCCCCTAAGCCCAGACGAAGGGTCTGCCTCCATCAGTAGGATGTCGGGCCTTTTTCCTACCAGAGCGGTGATCTCCTCGCTCATGGCCTTCATTCTCTTTGCTGCCTCAAAAAGCCCTTTTGATTCGAAGAACGCCACGGAATCCTCAAGTGTGGTAATCTCGTCGCCATCAATCAGGTTGTCAGAATGGCAGACTATCTTCTCCTCAATGGTTACTGGTAGATAATCCCCGTCCGGAAGGTCAAGAGCCTCCACCTCATCTTTCAAGAGTCCGGCACCAATGTGTCTCTGTATAATCCTCACGACTGGATCAGGCAACCCAATAGAGCGAGCGATCTCCGCACTAGCAGCCACGTGCCCTATACCGTGTGTTCTTGACCTTCCGATATCATGTAGAAGAGCCCCTGCTCTAACCAGTTCGACATCGGCTCCGCATCTATCGGCCAGTAGGGCGGCAGCGGCGCTGACCACACAGCAGTGTCTGATGACCTTTCCTGAGCACCCGGCCTCCTTCAGAAACCGGAGGCATTCCTTCTCACTCGGTATCGCCTTCAACCCTCTTCCCCCTCTCGGTGGGGATTATCCTTAGTCTTCCATTGAAGTCCTGGCGTAAACCCTCACCGCCGGTGAACCTGTCCATCACTACAGCTAGTGCAGCCACTTCAGAATGTGGCTGGTTACCCACGGCCAGGTTGATATCTGCAATCTGGTAGACCTCAGCAGGGACCTTTTCCGCCCCAACCACGATGCAGACCCTTCCTGATTCAATCCGCTCGAGAGCGTCATCGATGTGCAATCCATACATCGTCAGATGGACAACCTGCCCATCGAAATCTTTCAGGAACTCCTTCCATTTGACACCGGTCCTGATCTCGAAGTCCCCTCCGAATCGGCTCACCACGTCCCGTATCCCGGTTTCCAGCTCCTCATCCTTTGTGGAGATGATGATTCCCCTGGCGCCCATTGCTCGAGCAGTTAGAGCCACGTGGGTGGTGACCCGCTTATCCCTCGAGGGACGATGGCCTAGCCTCAGAATCCAAATATCCTGCATTAGAACGACCAGATATGTCTCAACTTTTCAACCTTTCTATCCGATGGCCCCTGTAATCCAAAAGGATGGATCTCTTGACTAAGGAACGAAGCATTGTGGATGTGATACCCAACAACTCCGCTACATCTCCAGCGAAACGGCCATCTGGTCCCACCTCATCAAGTATTCTCTGCTCGATGCTCTTGAAATCCTCCTCGGCCATCATGGCAACTGCGAGCACGTCTGATATCTCATATACGGGCCATGAGGCGTTGATGTGGAATGAGGTATAATATGTATGATAGGATTTTTCAGGATATGAGCCATCGGTCGACTGCCATCGAGTCTCCACAAGCTTCATCTTTTCAAAGAAGGTCAGCGCCTCCTTTCCCTCGGGACCATACTTCTCCTCGACCTCTTTCGCGGTCCTCCACTCCAAGGTCACCTCCTTGAGAACCTCTCTTTTAACCTTAGTATCAACCGCCCTCAACATCGGAACCAGTTCCGAGGGTTCGTTGATGACCTTGATCCTGTTCATCCCTACCTAATTGGGTTTGCTAGATATAAAATGCTAATGGAAAGGCTTGGATGTGGACCTTTGGCTTCCCTAAATCGTTCCATGGATAAGCATATTAACGGGTTCCGACTTTCGGGTTTCAGATGGAGAGGAAGAAGAGATATCAATGCCTCGTGTGCAACAAGCTGCATGACACCGAGGATGCCGCTCGTTCCTGCCACAATGGTCCTATTCAGGGCATAGTGCAGGGTTACGAGGACTACAAGAAATCTTGGGTTGGAGCACATTAGATCGGAACTAGTTCGAACACACCCCATATTCCGATGAGTGGCACCACCAACATCAGGAAGTCATCGTCCAGGTACTTCAATCTTGGTTTCTCAATGGCGATGGCCAGTATCGTGGCGACGATGCTTGCGAGTACGACCTGAATGTTGAATCCAATCAAATAGGTCATGGTGAACAAGGCGATAATGAAATAGGCGGTGAGCGGCAGTGCTGGATATAATCTGCTCTCGACCTTTCTCAGTTCACCGCACAGAGGGTCGACCCACCCCATCCCTACGACCACAGGAGCAGCGTACTCCAGGGGAAAGAAGAGGAAAGTGAAGGTCAATCCCAGAGCCGCCCAAGTTGCAGCTGATACTCTCTGGTACTCGTAACTCCGAATCCCCAAGATCTTCGGCTTGAAGGTCAGCCGATACGCCTCGAAAACCAATATGATTATGAGGGCGCAGATTAGCAGAAACTCCTTGCTCGGACCCCCCTCCCAAATTGGACTGGGTACAGCATAGTACACAAGGAAGAGAGGGGCGAGCATATGGATGAATCGCCTTAACCAGTGCCCCCTATCCATGAATGGGAGAAGGACCCCCATATAAAAAATCGTTCCCCTCACTTCTATGAGAATGATTTAGCTGACCACTTCCGTTCAATACCCAAATAGAAGAACAGAGTGCTTAACAGGAGCACGATACAGACTATCGAGATGCCTACTGCCGCCAGGTATGGCGAGGTGTCCAAGATGAATGACAGAATCGTGAGGCAGAGGTCAGGAAGCAGTGATATGATGGTGAACTTGATGAGTATCTGCGGGTTGAAAAGGAACGATTGCGGGCTGATGCCTGTCAAGTAAGCCGTGGCAATCACCATGTATGTGGACATGATGAAGAGTACCGGTAGTGCCAGCCAAAGGATGCTCAGCTCGTTATTGGCCAGGGCGATCATCAGGACGAACGCAGTGGAGATGCCGTAGGTGAGAAGAAAGTAGGTTATGAGTTTCGTTCTTATTAGCTCGGGAACCGTGACCGGCAGAGTCTCGTAATAATCGACCATATCCACATTCGTGAGCCAGCTGTACAGAATCACCCCAAAGAAACCTACCATTGCTGCATAGAAAACAGTGTTGAATCCCACCGGGATTCCAAGTCCATTGTTCACGTACCAGGTAGTCAGGCTGAGAAACACCAGCGGAGCTACGAAGGAAAAGGTCATTTTCCATATCGTCCCGCTGCGTATCAGGTCCACGAACTCCTTTGAAATGAGGGATTGATATCCACGGGTGAAGGTGAACTTGGGAAAGTAGGACGGAAGAATATCCTCGTAGCTGGAACGCGCGTTCTCGTAGCTCTCCCTGACGAACAGTACGGCAATGTCCAGGAAGATCAACACCAAAGATACGCACAGGATGGCGTATATAAGGGCGGCGGCGGGATTGAAGGTGAATGGTGGAAGTACGAACTGTAGCCCATATGATGGCAGCACCAGGTCCATTCCGTACAGGCCAAATGCGTGTCCAATGATGACAAGGATGAATGAGGTCACAAGGATCATGAACGCTATTAGGCTACGGGTGAAGATCACAGAGATGGCGAAGCTGAGCGAAATACCGAATAAGAAGGAGAGGAGGATAGGTATGAAGACCACGCCCACCGATACATATGAGAATCCGGCCAGGGGAGCGACCAGGATTAGACCGACGAACGCTGGAATAAGAATGAGGGCCAGGTAGAATATGACATCTCGAAGGTACATCCCCAGGAAGGCTTTCCTGAAAGATATGGGTAGAAAGGAGGGCGTTGCAATAAGATAATTATCCTTTCCATGTCTCCTCTCGATGTATGTGCGCCCGAGAAATCCGAATGCGCCCACGCTCAAACCGTACAGGAATATGCCCATGTTGGCTAGCGTGAGAAGTTCCACCAAAGAGACGTTCTGTTCAAGAGTACGGAGTGTCAAACCCAGGAAGAATGAGACGGTGGCAACGAAGAATGGAATGGCCAGGAATATGCTCCGGGAGGAGTAGGATACATGCATCCTATACTCTTCCTTCAGCATCAGACTAAGGAGCGACTCCATCCCTCCCAACGCATCGGAGGAACACGGTCTCGAGGGTGTCCCCCCTTTCCTTCATTTCAGCTATGCTCATGTGGCCCATGATCTTTCCCTTGTCCAGAATGACCACTTCCTCGCAGAGCCTTTCCGCGATTTCCAGAATATGAGAGCACATGAAGATAGTCCGTCCGTTGTCCCTTAGGTCCAAGAGGTAGTCCCTGAGCTTTCGCTGGTAAAGTGGATCAAGATTAATGAAGGGCTCATCCAGAAAAAGCAACTTAGGCTCATGAATGAAGGCGGCTGCCAGCATTACCTTCTGCCTCATGCCTTTGGATAGGTCCTTACATAACTTCCCCCTAGCCTCATCCAAATCGAAGAAATCTAGCCACTTATCGATCCTGTGGTCGATGTCATCGAGAGCCCGGATCTTGCCAACGAAGTAGAGGAACTCGGATGCGGTGAGATAACTGGGGGGACTCTCGACTTCAGGAACCAGTCCTATTGCCTTCTTTATTTCCTTTCCCTG is drawn from Methanomassiliicoccales archaeon and contains these coding sequences:
- the trxA gene encoding thioredoxin; amino-acid sequence: MDEIDKIKKKMMDDIMNEASKGNGWPTGPVEVNDGNFGDFVSKYPITVVDCWAPWCGPCKMIAPIIEELSHEMKGKIAFGKLNTDENQGIARDFNIYAIPTLLVFREGHIIDQIVGAFPKEALKQKLNTFI
- a CDS encoding photosystem reaction center subunit H, which gives rise to MLEEASEFIGLQVYTPKGIFLGNVNNLVIDLEKKLIDGLFVSETNPLLVEDSKPVNVPFRWIQSVGDIILLKYFPKRVSTRPQGPPL
- a CDS encoding gamma carbonic anhydrase family protein, with product MCFSFAEGIYIDPTAIIIGNVKIHEGASIWPYAVIRGDANSIEIGEGSNIQEHVMIHVDHIDTAFIGKDVSVGHGAVIHGAHIGNRCIIGMHSTILNGAEIGDDSIIGAGTVVTSGMKIPPKSIVVGVPGKIIKENQESNREAAETNAKAYHKFRDEYIAGKHKRYMGP
- a CDS encoding HDIG domain-containing protein produces the protein MKAIPSEKECLRFLKEAGCSGKVIRHCCVVSAAAALLADRCGADVELVRAGALLHDIGRSRTHGIGHVAASAEIARSIGLPDPVVRIIQRHIGAGLLKDEVEALDLPDGDYLPVTIEEKIVCHSDNLIDGDEITTLEDSVAFFESKGLFEAAKRMKAMSEEITALVGKRPDILLMEADPSSGLRGPCSAYVSPRYTRP
- a CDS encoding tRNA (cytidine(56)-2'-O)-methyltransferase, translated to MQDIWILRLGHRPSRDKRVTTHVALTARAMGARGIIISTKDEELETGIRDVVSRFGGDFEIRTGVKWKEFLKDFDGQVVHLTMYGLHIDDALERIESGRVCIVVGAEKVPAEVYQIADINLAVGNQPHSEVAALAVVMDRFTGGEGLRQDFNGRLRIIPTERGKRVEGDTE
- a CDS encoding ArsR family transcriptional regulator, with amino-acid sequence MNRIKVINEPSELVPMLRAVDTKVKREVLKEVTLEWRTAKEVEEKYGPEGKEALTFFEKMKLVETRWQSTDGSYPEKSYHTYYTSFHINASWPVYEISDVLAVAMMAEEDFKSIEQRILDEVGPDGRFAGDVAELLGITSTMLRSLVKRSILLDYRGHRIERLKS
- a CDS encoding ABC transporter ATP-binding protein, producing MSAIEVSNIVKRFGETVALDDVSFKVNEGKFFGCFGPNGAGKTTLLRILTGQLKPTVGMAKVLGLDARSQGKEIKKAIGLVPEVESPPSYLTASEFLYFVGKIRALDDIDHRIDKWLDFFDLDEARGKLCKDLSKGMRQKVMLAAAFIHEPKLLFLDEPFINLDPLYQRKLRDYLLDLRDNGRTIFMCSHILEIAERLCEEVVILDKGKIMGHMSIAEMKERGDTLETVFLRCVGRDGVAP